A single genomic interval of Dromiciops gliroides isolate mDroGli1 chromosome 1, mDroGli1.pri, whole genome shotgun sequence harbors:
- the LOC122736364 gene encoding ATP-dependent Clp protease proteolytic subunit, mitochondrial, producing MWPWIARPLQVHSWASLALRSLHGTPTWARPLIPIVVEQTGRGERAYDIYSRLLRERIICVMGPIDDSLASLVIAQLLFLQSESNKKPIHMYINSPGGIVTSGLAIYDTMQYILNPVSTWCVGQAASMGSLLLAAGSPGMRHSLPNSRIMIHQPSGGARGQATDIAIQAEEIMKLKKQLYGIYSKHTKQPLDVIEAAMERDRYMSPMEAQEFGILDKVLVHPPHDGEDEPELVQKESAVVPAPAGP from the exons ATGTGGCCCTGGATAGCG CGGCCGCTCCAGGTGCACTCCTGGGCGAGCCTGGCCCTACGGAGCCTGCACGGGACGCCGACCTGGGCGCGACCCCTTATCCCCATCGTCGTGGAGCAGACG GGCCGGGGAGAAAGGGCCTATGACATCTACTCTCGCCTACTCCGAGAACGGATCATCTGTGTTATGGGACCT ATTGATGACAGTTTGGCCAGTTTAGTCATTGCCCAGCTGCTTTTCCTTCAGTCAGAAAGTAACAAGAAACCCATCCACATGTACATCAATAGCCCTG GCGGTATTGTGACTTCGGGTCTGGCCATTTATGACACCATGCAATACATCTTGAATCCCGTCAGCACTTGGTGTGTGGGCCAGGCGGCCAGCATGGGCTCCCTGCTGCTTGCAGCCGGCTCCCCTGGCATGCgccactcactccccaattcccgAATCATGATCCACCAGCCATCTGGAGGGGCCCGG gGACAAGCCACGGATATCGCCATTCAGGCTGAGGAGATCATGAAGCTGAAGAAACAGCTCTATGGTATCTACTCTAAACACACGAAGCAGCCTCTGGATGTCATTG AGGCCGCCATGGAAAGGGACCGCTACATGAGTCCTATGGAAGCCCAGGAGTTTGGCATCTTGGACAAAGTGCTGGTGCACCCCCCACATGATGGAGAAGATGAGCCAGAGCTGGTACAAAAGGAGTCTGCAGTAGTCCCTGCTCCAGCTGGGCCCTGA
- the ALKBH7 gene encoding alpha-ketoglutarate-dependent dioxygenase alkB homolog 7, mitochondrial, with the protein MVWSGRLALGALRAPGLRVWPGWLRGSGPTVLRRLRGAAVVRPGFLSSVEEETLRRELEPELRRRRYEYDHWDAAIHGFRETEKSHWSEASQAILQRVRAAAFPPALAQLPMVHVLDLHQNGYIKPHVDSVKFCGGIIAGLSLLSPSVMRLVDTQDPQEWLELLLEPGSLYILRGPARYDFSHQILRDEESFFGEHRVPRGRRISVICRSLPEGEPGTPSN; encoded by the exons ATGGTCTGGAGCGGCCGCCTGGCCCTGGGGGCGCTGCGGGCCCCGGGGCTGCGAGTCTGGCCCGGCTGGCTGCGGGGGTCCGGGCCCACCGTGCTTCGCCGGCTGCGGGGCGCGGCTGTGGTGCGGCCCGGCTTCTTGAGCTCGGTGGAGGAGGAAACGCTGAGGCGGGAGCTGGAGCCCGAGCTCCGGCGCCGCCGCTACGAGTACGATCACTGGGACGCG GCCATCCACGGCTTCCGGGAGACGGAGAAGTCACACTGGTCAGAGGCCAGCCAGGCCATTCTGCAGCGGGTTCGGGCGGCTGCCTTCCCCCCGGCTTTGGCCCAGCTCCCTATGGTTCATGTCCTAGACCTCCACCAAAACGGCTACATCAAGCCCCATGTGGACAGCGTCAAG TTCTGTGGCGGCATCATTGCAGGCCTCTCCTTGCTCTCCCCCAGTGTCATGCGACTAGTTGACACCCAAGATCCTCAAGAATGGCTGGAGTTACTACTGGAACCTGGGTCCCTCTATATCCTCAG GGGCCCTGCCCGATATGACTTCTCCCACCAAATCCTTCGAGATGAAGAATCCTTCTTTGGGGAACACCGGGTGCCACGGGGCCGACGAATTTCTGTTATTTGCCGTTCCCTCCCTGAGGGGGAACCAGGCACCCCATCTAACTGA
- the PSPN gene encoding persephin, translating to MAGALILLPFLLLLPPSLVGLPSVPRNLGLPVAEQPTSGDLSLLPGGSDAHLRPGKLLPSFKTKRPWLGDYLLSASRVRVSRALPGSAAECQLWSLLLPVNQLGLGYDSDETIAFRYCAGSCHSPHTHHGLTLARLSGEGRVMGQPCCHPTRYEDVAFLDNNHHWHHLPQLSAAACSCGI from the exons ATGGCCGGGGCACTGATTCTGCTCCCTTTCTTGCTGCTCCTGCCTCCTAGCCTGGTGGGACTGCCTTCTGTCCCCAGAAATCTAGGCCTACCTGTGGCAGAACAGCCCACCTCGGGGGACTTGAGTCTGCTTCCTGGAGGTTCAGATGCACACCTCAGACCCGGGAAGCTGCTTCCAAGCTTCAAGACCAAGAGGCCATGGCTAG GGGACTACCTGTTATCTGCTTCCAGAGTTCGGGTATCCAGGGCACTGCCTGGGTCAGCCGCTGAATGTCAGCTATGGAGCCTGTTACTACCAGTGAATCAGCTAGGTCTGGGCTATGATTCTGACGAGACCATCGCCTTCCGCTACTGTGCTGGCAGCTGCCATAGTCCCCACACCCACCATGGCCTGACACTGGCCAGGCTTTCAGGTGAGGGCAGGGTGATGGGCCAACCCTGCTGCCACCCCACCCGATATGAGGACGTGGCCTTCCTGGACAACAATCACCACTGGCATCACCTGCCCCAGCTCTCGGCTGCTGCTTGTAGCTGTGGAATCTGA